A stretch of the Balneola vulgaris DSM 17893 genome encodes the following:
- a CDS encoding DUF4129 domain-containing protein codes for MKAHAQTSESSVPPPSTPELRIPTDERLQEIQQMDAYTYGVKAESLSLWDRFIMWLLDTISEKMSITWINYLVKAILIVLFLSIAYLLLSQIFKGNLGHIFKRKNNRTLLNLNYNTSSIHVEDFDSLINEAINQKSFSLAVRYLYLKALKELDQKELIVVKEAKTNYDYLQELRGHPVEQTFDRLTYFHEYVDYGEFEIDEPRFHKIKEVFDTFLRRLHG; via the coding sequence ATGAAGGCACACGCCCAAACTTCGGAGTCGAGCGTACCACCACCTTCTACTCCAGAGCTAAGAATTCCTACGGATGAAAGGTTGCAGGAAATTCAGCAAATGGACGCTTATACCTATGGGGTTAAGGCGGAATCACTATCACTATGGGATCGCTTCATCATGTGGTTATTAGACACTATCAGCGAAAAAATGTCAATCACATGGATCAACTACTTAGTGAAAGCCATACTGATTGTACTATTCCTTTCGATAGCCTACCTCCTATTAAGTCAGATTTTTAAAGGCAACCTTGGGCATATATTTAAAAGAAAGAATAATCGTACTCTGCTAAACCTAAACTACAATACTTCATCTATTCATGTTGAAGATTTTGATTCGTTAATTAATGAAGCTATAAACCAAAAAAGCTTTAGTCTCGCCGTTCGGTATCTATACTTAAAAGCGCTGAAGGAACTAGATCAAAAGGAGCTAATCGTTGTTAAAGAAGCCAAAACAAACTACGATTACCTCCAGGAATTAAGAGGTCACCCGGTAGAGCAAACTTTCGACCGTTTAACCTATTTCCATGAGTATGTGGATTATGGTGAATTTGAGATTGATGAACCACGCTTCCATAAAATAAAAGAGGTATTCGATACCTTTTTGAGGAGGCTGCATGGGTAA
- the cyoE gene encoding heme o synthase, protein MINFWAENFRLSPNISMSSFEDKIPLNRSFTQTLSDYYQLTKPGITLAVVSSMLVGFVLGSGDSISYAIMIHAIIGTYLIAAGTGAHNQFMERKLDGLMKRTAKRPLPDSRIKPKKGMIFSLTLIFSGLLYLVLMVNPIAGAVSFATTLIYLAAYTPMKQVSAINIAIGAVPGALPPVGGWAAASGTISEPGMWLLFAIVFFWQVPHVMAIAWMCKDDYSGAGFKMLPKGDETGIKTSIYSLICTILLFPVTYLLFGMQLTGWVFLILGMLLALFFLVYAILFLKERTKENARKLMFVSIAYLPLVWVAVFIDRLF, encoded by the coding sequence ATGATTAACTTTTGGGCCGAGAATTTTAGGCTTTCTCCAAATATCAGCATGAGCTCTTTCGAAGATAAAATCCCATTAAATCGTTCATTTACTCAGACGCTTTCTGACTATTACCAGCTAACAAAACCTGGTATTACGTTGGCAGTGGTTTCTAGTATGCTAGTAGGTTTTGTACTAGGTAGTGGGGATTCGATTAGCTACGCCATCATGATTCATGCCATCATCGGTACCTATCTAATTGCAGCCGGTACGGGAGCGCATAATCAGTTCATGGAGCGCAAACTCGATGGCTTAATGAAACGAACGGCAAAACGTCCCTTACCAGACAGTCGCATCAAGCCTAAAAAAGGGATGATCTTTTCCCTCACACTCATTTTCTCAGGTTTACTGTATTTAGTGTTAATGGTAAACCCTATAGCAGGTGCCGTTAGTTTTGCTACTACTTTGATCTATTTAGCGGCTTACACACCGATGAAGCAAGTGTCTGCGATTAATATCGCTATTGGGGCAGTTCCTGGTGCATTACCTCCAGTAGGTGGATGGGCAGCGGCTAGTGGTACTATTAGTGAGCCCGGAATGTGGTTACTGTTTGCCATCGTGTTCTTTTGGCAAGTACCTCATGTGATGGCGATCGCATGGATGTGTAAAGACGATTACTCGGGCGCTGGATTTAAGATGTTACCCAAAGGAGATGAGACTGGAATTAAAACTTCGATCTACTCACTGATTTGTACCATTCTTCTATTCCCTGTAACCTACCTATTATTTGGGATGCAACTCACAGGATGGGTGTTCTTAATTCTAGGAATGCTACTTGCTCTCTTCTTCTTGGTGTATGCAATCCTATTTCTTAAAGAAAGAACCAAAGAAAATGCACGTAAGCTGATGTTTGTATCTATTGCTTACCTCCCACTGGTTTGGGTAGCTGTGTTTATCGATCGATTATTCTAA
- a CDS encoding glycosyltransferase family 2 protein, giving the protein MENKLDDGKVDVSIVVPLYNEEESLPELTKAIEEALAATFKYEIIFVDDGSTDRSFAVVQQLSINDKRVKGISFRHNYGKSVALQAGFERVQGDYVVTMDADLQDDPNEVPEMIAMLKGGLDLVSGWKKERFDPISKTVPSKFFNFVTRKAAGIHLHDFNCGLKAYRKEVVENIYLYGELHRYIPMLAKQEGFTRIGEKVVKHHPRKYGKTKFGLSRFINGFLDLITILFVQKYFQKPMHFFGSVGILLLSAGTVVNLYLASIKILFGVGIGDRPLLFLGILLMVLGVQFLSTGLIGELVNINHVRRQKPNIREQF; this is encoded by the coding sequence TTGGAAAATAAGCTGGATGACGGTAAAGTAGATGTGAGCATAGTAGTTCCTCTCTATAATGAAGAGGAATCTTTGCCAGAATTAACGAAAGCCATCGAAGAGGCCTTAGCGGCAACATTTAAGTATGAAATTATATTTGTAGATGATGGTTCTACCGATCGCTCGTTTGCAGTTGTACAACAATTAAGCATCAACGATAAGCGTGTAAAGGGCATATCCTTCCGCCATAACTATGGAAAAAGTGTGGCATTACAGGCAGGCTTTGAGCGCGTTCAAGGCGATTATGTAGTTACTATGGATGCCGATTTACAAGACGATCCTAACGAAGTGCCCGAAATGATAGCTATGCTCAAAGGTGGACTCGACCTAGTTAGTGGTTGGAAAAAAGAACGCTTTGATCCCATTTCAAAAACGGTGCCATCTAAGTTTTTTAACTTCGTAACTCGAAAAGCGGCGGGCATTCATCTACATGATTTTAACTGTGGCTTGAAAGCCTATCGCAAAGAAGTGGTGGAGAATATCTATCTCTATGGAGAGCTACACCGCTACATCCCTATGTTAGCCAAACAGGAAGGCTTTACACGCATTGGTGAGAAAGTGGTAAAGCATCATCCACGAAAGTATGGGAAAACGAAATTTGGACTTTCTAGATTCATTAACGGCTTTTTGGATCTCATCACCATTCTATTTGTTCAGAAATACTTTCAGAAACCTATGCACTTCTTTGGATCCGTAGGGATACTGTTACTAAGTGCTGGTACCGTCGTTAATCTGTATTTAGCAAGTATAAAGATTTTGTTTGGCGTTGGTATTGGAGACCGACCATTACTCTTTTTAGGAATACTACTGATGGTTCTAGGTGTACAATTTTTATCAACGGGACTCATTGGTGAGTTGGTCAACATCAATCATGTGAGAAGGCAAAAGCCGAATATAAGGGAGCAGTTTTAG
- a CDS encoding RDD family protein, producing the protein MAKVGIETTQHVQLSQDPAGVTERILAYILDFIVLGVFYFVLWYITVDSGLLNNVIENQWVIQLVIFLPIMLYHLLMEIFWNGFTVGKWFVGIRVVREDGGRPSVSNFLVRWLIRLFEVTLTSGVVAFFAILINGKGQRLGDLAAGTRVVKILRKTSLEDTVLDFVDEEYEPVIAQVVELKDEDISIINEVLKSRGDYDKSTWLHMVARTRVLIQNRIGNVANDMGDTQFLRQVVKDYNATYGRIE; encoded by the coding sequence ATGGCTAAAGTTGGAATAGAAACCACCCAGCATGTACAATTATCACAAGACCCAGCAGGCGTTACAGAAAGAATTCTAGCCTACATCTTAGACTTCATTGTTTTAGGCGTGTTCTACTTTGTGCTATGGTATATCACCGTAGATTCAGGTTTACTTAACAACGTCATCGAAAATCAGTGGGTTATTCAATTGGTAATCTTCCTGCCCATCATGCTTTATCATTTATTGATGGAGATTTTTTGGAATGGCTTTACCGTGGGTAAATGGTTTGTTGGAATAAGAGTGGTACGAGAAGACGGGGGGCGACCTAGCGTAAGTAATTTTCTTGTGCGATGGCTCATTCGATTGTTTGAAGTGACTTTAACTTCTGGGGTTGTGGCCTTTTTCGCCATACTCATTAATGGAAAAGGACAAAGATTAGGTGATTTAGCCGCCGGTACACGAGTAGTTAAAATCCTTAGAAAGACCTCCCTAGAAGATACCGTGCTGGATTTCGTGGATGAAGAGTATGAACCTGTAATAGCTCAGGTAGTTGAATTAAAAGACGAGGACATCAGTATTATCAACGAAGTGTTGAAGAGTAGAGGGGATTACGACAAAAGTACGTGGTTGCATATGGTTGCAAGAACAAGAGTATTGATTCAGAATAGAATTGGGAATGTTGCTAACGATATGGGCGATACTCAGTTTCTACGGCAAGTAGTTAAAGACTACAACGCTACTTATGGAAGAATTGAATAA
- a CDS encoding stage II sporulation protein M, with amino-acid sequence MREVAFLKKNAAKWQAFEETLKNPKRHSADSIADLYIELTNDLSFAQSNYPTSKTTRYLNELTVRAHDTLYKSKKVSSGRFKEFWGTELPLLYSKHQKPLLISFLVFVLAITIGAFSSANDARFIRSILGDYYVNMTIENIQNGDPLAVYKSESQLNMFLGITINNIRVSFLAFAAGLVTALGPAYILFRNGIMVGSFFHLFYTYGIFNKAFLVVFIHGALELSVIVIAGAAGMVIGNSFLFPGTYTRLESFKKAGKQSVKMVVGLVPIFVMAGFLESFVTRYTEMPILLSLCIIFGSFTFIIYYFVVYPQRLKRTTNTEIYE; translated from the coding sequence ATGCGCGAAGTCGCCTTTTTGAAAAAAAATGCAGCCAAATGGCAAGCCTTTGAAGAGACCTTAAAGAATCCTAAAAGACATTCTGCTGATAGCATTGCGGACTTATATATAGAGCTCACTAACGACCTTTCCTTTGCTCAGAGCAATTATCCCACTAGTAAAACAACGCGCTATTTAAATGAACTCACCGTTCGTGCTCACGACACTTTGTATAAGAGCAAGAAAGTTAGCTCTGGTAGATTCAAAGAGTTTTGGGGTACAGAGTTACCGCTTCTTTATTCAAAGCATCAAAAGCCGTTGCTCATTTCATTTTTAGTATTTGTATTAGCTATAACCATAGGGGCTTTTTCGTCAGCAAACGATGCTCGCTTCATTCGAAGCATTTTGGGCGACTACTATGTGAATATGACCATTGAAAATATCCAAAATGGGGATCCACTCGCGGTTTATAAGAGTGAGTCGCAGTTAAACATGTTCTTGGGCATCACCATTAATAACATTCGAGTTTCCTTTTTGGCCTTTGCAGCTGGGTTAGTAACCGCATTAGGCCCCGCTTATATCCTTTTTAGAAATGGCATCATGGTAGGGTCATTCTTCCATCTATTTTACACCTACGGCATCTTCAACAAAGCATTTCTAGTAGTATTTATACATGGAGCGCTAGAGCTATCCGTGATTGTAATTGCTGGGGCCGCAGGCATGGTGATTGGCAATAGCTTCCTCTTTCCGGGCACTTACACTAGACTGGAGTCTTTCAAAAAAGCAGGAAAGCAAAGTGTGAAGATGGTTGTCGGGTTGGTTCCCATTTTTGTGATGGCTGGATTTCTGGAAAGCTTTGTAACACGATATACAGAGATGCCAATACTTTTAAGTTTATGTATCATTTTTGGCTCATTTACTTTCATCATCTACTATTTTGTGGTATATCCTCAGCGACTAAAACGAACAACTAATACGGAGATTTATGAATAA
- a CDS encoding DUF4350 domain-containing protein, which yields MGKEKFYYTFLGIVLLLYVIVESIKPTPIDFRNDFTRYTSIPFGTEILFNEIETLFPGQKVDFNNVSLYNYEESDTLDNFIFINSGLAFDPLETEVLLDYVSKGKKVFMAGIVNGKLADTLKLEYNFYYPFFDSLSDKKNFHLSLTDSTLNENQSWVHESKSEFYYFTSYDTAHTHVLGNWNNSYPNFIQVQFGEGTFYLNSAPHLFTNYYLRDPNFAPYAFYALSYLPVANTTWDSYYKDGRNVSSTPLYVVLNSEGLRYAWFTLIGLTLLAMLFKSKREQRAIPVIKPLQNSSIQFAETIGDLYLEQGTHKDLVEKKIQFFMEYVHHNLRLDVSDITEDAFITDLAFRSGIERNEIQRLIDTIHMVKDAENVSDKELMQVTKKIDEFYKNTQR from the coding sequence ATGGGTAAAGAAAAATTCTACTATACTTTTTTAGGTATCGTTCTTCTACTCTATGTAATTGTTGAAAGCATTAAGCCAACGCCTATTGACTTCAGAAATGATTTCACGCGGTATACTTCTATACCCTTTGGAACCGAAATTTTATTCAATGAGATTGAGACTCTTTTCCCTGGGCAAAAGGTGGATTTCAACAATGTCTCACTCTATAACTACGAGGAATCAGACACCTTAGATAACTTCATTTTTATTAATTCAGGCCTCGCTTTCGACCCCCTTGAAACCGAAGTGTTACTCGATTATGTATCGAAAGGGAAAAAGGTATTCATGGCTGGTATTGTGAATGGAAAACTTGCAGATACACTGAAGCTAGAATACAATTTCTACTACCCGTTTTTTGACAGCTTATCTGATAAGAAAAACTTTCACCTTTCATTAACCGACTCTACGTTAAATGAGAACCAAAGCTGGGTTCATGAGTCGAAGTCAGAGTTCTATTACTTTACTTCCTATGATACCGCCCATACGCATGTATTAGGCAATTGGAATAATTCATATCCCAATTTTATTCAGGTTCAGTTCGGGGAAGGGACCTTTTATTTGAACTCAGCACCCCATCTTTTTACCAACTACTACTTACGCGACCCTAACTTTGCGCCCTACGCCTTCTACGCCCTCTCTTATCTTCCTGTGGCAAATACTACATGGGATAGCTATTACAAGGATGGGCGAAATGTATCCTCTACGCCCCTTTATGTGGTGTTAAACTCAGAAGGTCTCCGATATGCATGGTTTACCTTAATAGGATTAACATTGCTTGCCATGTTGTTTAAAAGTAAACGTGAACAGCGGGCTATACCGGTGATAAAACCTCTACAAAATTCCAGTATTCAATTTGCTGAAACCATCGGCGATCTTTATTTAGAGCAAGGGACTCACAAAGACCTAGTTGAAAAGAAAATTCAGTTCTTTATGGAGTATGTGCACCACAATCTGAGGTTAGATGTTTCAGATATTACTGAAGACGCCTTTATCACTGATTTAGCATTTAGATCAGGGATTGAGAGAAATGAAATTCAGCGCTTAATCGATACCATTCATATGGTTAAGGATGCGGAAAACGTATCGGATAAAGAGCTTATGCAAGTGACCAAAAAAATTGACGAATTCTATAAAAACACACAACGATGA
- a CDS encoding COX15/CtaA family protein, translating to MKLNAYQKTAITTVFATIFLIFVGGVVRSTGAGMGCPDWPKCFGQWIPPTQASELPADYKSLYSEKRVDKNRKVVAYLERLGFSETAAKIENDPTIKIEEDFNVVKTWTEYVNRLIGAIIGLLIFATFLLSLKYWKTKKVIPILSFATFFLVGFQGWLGSIVVSTKLLPGMISTHMILAMLIVMFLIYTTFKATEDQLVVKVNAPLKKNMELLLIALLGITLIQMVFGTQVREEIDIIKNAIDSVPPRSTWIEQLGDMFELHRSFSWLFVIFGAVLAWLLYQKPMPAKLMKIGWWNVALIFGQILIGIGIAYLNVPKVLQVLHLTGIALMIAFQYYMYLLVRNADAVEGGA from the coding sequence ATGAAATTAAATGCGTATCAAAAGACAGCTATAACCACCGTTTTTGCCACTATATTTCTCATCTTTGTGGGAGGAGTGGTGCGTAGTACTGGAGCGGGAATGGGATGCCCAGATTGGCCTAAGTGCTTCGGGCAGTGGATACCACCCACTCAAGCCTCCGAATTACCCGCCGATTACAAATCGCTTTATTCTGAAAAACGAGTAGATAAAAATCGTAAAGTAGTAGCTTATCTTGAGAGGTTAGGATTTTCTGAGACCGCAGCTAAAATTGAGAATGACCCTACAATCAAAATTGAAGAAGACTTCAATGTTGTAAAAACGTGGACAGAATATGTCAACCGCTTGATCGGCGCTATAATAGGGCTACTCATCTTTGCCACCTTCTTGCTATCCCTTAAATATTGGAAGACCAAAAAGGTAATCCCTATCCTTTCTTTCGCTACTTTTTTCTTAGTTGGATTCCAAGGTTGGCTCGGCTCAATAGTGGTGAGTACTAAGTTATTACCCGGCATGATTAGTACGCATATGATACTGGCAATGCTCATAGTGATGTTTCTCATCTACACGACCTTCAAAGCAACCGAAGATCAATTAGTAGTAAAAGTAAACGCACCTTTGAAGAAGAATATGGAGCTATTACTTATTGCTTTGTTAGGCATCACACTTATTCAAATGGTATTCGGAACTCAAGTGCGTGAAGAAATTGATATCATTAAAAATGCCATTGATTCCGTCCCACCACGGTCTACATGGATTGAGCAACTCGGAGATATGTTTGAGCTTCACAGAAGCTTCTCTTGGTTATTTGTGATTTTTGGTGCTGTACTCGCATGGTTATTATATCAGAAACCAATGCCTGCCAAGCTGATGAAAATAGGCTGGTGGAATGTAGCCTTAATATTTGGGCAGATTTTAATTGGGATAGGCATCGCTTACTTAAACGTCCCTAAAGTACTACAGGTGTTGCACCTCACAGGAATCGCGTTAATGATCGCCTTCCAATATTATATGTACTTACTTGTACGAAATGCAGATGCAGTAGAAGGAGGGGCTTAA
- a CDS encoding AAA family ATPase yields the protein MSESTEQNNTDQNPSEDSELTFESRLELSGAQTLVQSVKKEIAKIIVGQTQMVDYLIAALLAEGHVLIERVPGVAKTLTTRLLAGTIDADFSRIQFTPDLMPSDVIGTSVFNPKTTDFEFKQGPIFSNIVLIDEINRSPAKTQAALFEVMEERQISTDGITYSLDAPFMVIATQNPIEHEGTYRLPEAQLDRFLFKIDVPYPSLEEEISILEGSHSRGNAIDFSVLEKVTNAVEIVKQRGIVSQVRVEKELMKYIAQIIHQTRNSSSISIGASPRATVAVMRASQAWAVMRGRDFITPEDVKSVIKPVLRHRITLTPEKEMEGVSPDHVIDLTVDKVEVPR from the coding sequence ATGAGTGAATCAACAGAACAAAATAATACGGATCAAAACCCATCCGAGGATTCGGAATTAACTTTCGAATCTCGGCTAGAACTATCAGGAGCCCAAACGCTCGTGCAATCCGTTAAGAAAGAAATTGCAAAGATCATCGTAGGGCAAACGCAGATGGTCGATTATTTAATTGCTGCTCTATTGGCGGAAGGTCATGTGCTAATTGAAAGAGTGCCAGGCGTAGCAAAGACCCTAACCACACGATTGTTAGCAGGCACTATAGATGCTGATTTTTCGCGCATACAGTTCACTCCCGATTTAATGCCTTCGGATGTAATCGGTACTTCGGTATTCAATCCTAAAACCACGGATTTCGAATTCAAACAAGGCCCTATTTTCTCTAACATCGTGCTGATTGATGAGATCAATCGATCTCCGGCTAAAACTCAGGCCGCCCTGTTTGAAGTAATGGAAGAACGGCAGATTTCAACCGATGGGATTACCTATTCGCTAGATGCCCCATTTATGGTTATTGCCACCCAAAACCCCATTGAACACGAAGGTACTTATCGACTACCGGAAGCACAGCTCGATCGATTCCTATTTAAGATAGATGTCCCCTACCCTTCATTGGAAGAAGAAATAAGCATTCTTGAAGGGAGCCATTCTCGAGGCAATGCTATCGATTTTAGTGTATTAGAGAAGGTTACCAATGCGGTTGAAATCGTAAAGCAACGTGGCATTGTAAGCCAAGTTCGTGTAGAAAAAGAGCTCATGAAGTACATAGCTCAAATCATCCACCAAACACGAAATTCTAGTTCCATCTCGATTGGAGCATCGCCTCGAGCAACGGTAGCTGTGATGCGTGCTTCTCAAGCATGGGCGGTGATGAGAGGCCGTGACTTTATTACTCCTGAAGATGTAAAATCGGTTATTAAACCTGTGTTACGCCATCGTATCACCCTAACCCCTGAAAAAGAAATGGAAGGCGTTTCACCTGATCATGTTATTGATCTAACGGTAGACAAGGTGGAGGTACCCCGATAA
- a CDS encoding MerR family transcriptional regulator: MKKLYYSMGEVSKLTGLAPHVLRNWEKSFDELSPKKNSAGNRAYKDEEVELIFRIKELLMEKKFTTAGVKKVLRGELDPTAPISENVPVDVKKDLTEIKVFLNELLEKL; the protein is encoded by the coding sequence ATGAAAAAATTGTATTACTCTATGGGTGAAGTAAGTAAACTCACCGGATTAGCTCCACATGTTTTAAGGAACTGGGAGAAGAGCTTTGATGAACTCAGCCCTAAGAAAAATAGTGCTGGGAATAGAGCATACAAAGACGAAGAAGTGGAACTCATTTTTCGCATTAAGGAATTATTGATGGAGAAAAAATTCACAACCGCGGGTGTAAAGAAAGTACTGCGAGGTGAATTAGATCCAACGGCTCCGATTTCTGAGAACGTACCCGTTGACGTAAAAAAAGATCTCACTGAAATAAAAGTATTCCTAAACGAGCTTTTAGAGAAGCTTTAA